The following proteins are co-located in the Microbacterium sp. SORGH_AS_0888 genome:
- a CDS encoding helix-turn-helix domain-containing protein has protein sequence MGHPPPAARSDRRRALAARAFSIVEREYAEAYPRLCVQSVAQRLGTTPRQLDRSLEPGPPLRLVIGRVRAHALHRMLLRGDVSDARSAAASVGFASVCEMRRHYRRVFGESPERLAARLRAR, from the coding sequence ATGGGACATCCGCCTCCCGCCGCCCGCTCGGACCGGCGACGCGCCCTCGCTGCGCGCGCATTCTCGATCGTCGAGCGCGAGTATGCGGAGGCGTATCCGCGGCTGTGCGTGCAGTCCGTCGCCCAGCGGCTCGGCACGACTCCCCGTCAGCTCGACCGGAGCCTGGAGCCGGGGCCGCCGCTGCGGCTCGTGATCGGGCGCGTGCGTGCCCACGCGCTGCACCGGATGCTGCTGCGCGGCGACGTCTCGGACGCGCGGTCGGCGGCGGCATCCGTGGGCTTCGCGAGCGTGTGCGAGATGCGCCGCCACTACCGCCGGGTGTTCGGAGAGTCGCCCGAGCGCCTGGCCGCCCGCCTCCGCGCGCGCTGA
- a CDS encoding RNA polymerase sigma factor, translating to MAGHVEPSDAELLFRVSRGDEGAYRDLIHRHEASCYRVALAMTRTTWDAEEAVGSAFAELWRRRDRVRLVDESVRPWLLTVVSFAAKNQLRGLGRYRRLLAKVPREDAVPDHADEVARLLDGAVIGREVRDALARLRAVDAALVVLCLVEGLTMREAALATGVPEGTVKSRLSRAKARLRQDLAHVAPAVQEVTE from the coding sequence GTGGCGGGACACGTCGAGCCGAGCGATGCCGAACTGCTGTTCCGAGTGTCGCGCGGTGACGAGGGCGCCTATCGCGATCTCATCCATCGCCATGAGGCCTCGTGCTATCGGGTGGCGCTGGCGATGACCCGCACGACATGGGATGCCGAGGAGGCGGTGGGCTCCGCGTTCGCCGAGCTGTGGCGTCGCCGCGATCGGGTGCGGCTGGTCGACGAGTCGGTGCGGCCGTGGCTGCTCACAGTGGTCTCGTTCGCGGCGAAGAACCAGCTGCGCGGCCTCGGGCGCTACCGCCGGCTGCTGGCGAAGGTGCCTCGCGAGGACGCCGTTCCCGACCACGCCGACGAGGTCGCGCGGCTGCTCGACGGCGCCGTGATCGGCCGCGAGGTGCGCGATGCGCTGGCACGTCTGCGCGCCGTCGACGCCGCGCTCGTGGTGCTCTGCCTCGTGGAGGGACTCACCATGCGGGAGGCCGCGCTGGCGACCGGGGTGCCCGAGGGCACCGTCAAGTCGCGGCTGTCGCGGGCGAAGGCGCGGCTGCGCCAGGATCTGGCGCACGTCGCCCCCGCCGTGCAGGAGGTGACCGAGTGA
- a CDS encoding helix-turn-helix domain-containing protein, with protein MPTEADHQRRKGDVARRVAEVLRQARMARGMSQEEVANAARISVFAYGCLERGRGTAGGDANPTLDTVVRVFAVLGIDVYEWNAVVPPLEPPAHGGSN; from the coding sequence ATGCCGACGGAAGCAGACCATCAACGCCGTAAGGGCGACGTTGCGCGACGGGTCGCGGAGGTGTTGCGCCAGGCGCGCATGGCGCGGGGGATGTCGCAGGAGGAGGTCGCGAACGCGGCCCGGATCTCGGTCTTCGCGTACGGGTGTCTCGAACGCGGCCGCGGCACCGCCGGAGGTGACGCGAATCCCACGCTGGACACGGTCGTTCGCGTGTTCGCGGTCCTCGGGATCGACGTCTACGAGTGGAACGCCGTTGTTCCCCCGCTCGAGCCCCCGGCTCACGGCGGGAGCAACTGA
- a CDS encoding isopenicillin N synthase family oxygenase: MTFQVPLVDITPYVQRGTDADRAAVASQIDAACRTVGFIQITGHGIPDEITHGLTDAMDRFFALDLEEKKAYRTPPQINRGYSPPKSESLSLSLGVEQASRMNDFFEAFNVGAGQADYPDAPELPQPDYADNVWPDVAGFEAQVQTYFAEASRVARTMTRIFADALGLPADFFAERTGHSLDVLRMNNYALPPGTDVRLDGDLIGMGEHTDYGIVTILWADQVRGLQVLGSDGSWNDVQPADGALLINLGDATGRLTNDRWMSTLHRVKPPVIDGTIERRRSAAFFHDGDVDAVIATLPQCIDDEHPALYEPITVGEHIAAKLAGSRAGRRNEKAERESARVLASQRY; the protein is encoded by the coding sequence ATGACATTCCAGGTACCCCTCGTCGACATCACCCCCTACGTGCAGCGGGGAACGGATGCCGACAGAGCCGCGGTCGCGTCGCAGATCGATGCCGCCTGCCGCACCGTCGGGTTCATCCAGATCACCGGGCACGGCATCCCCGATGAGATCACGCACGGGCTCACCGATGCGATGGACCGATTCTTCGCCCTCGACCTCGAGGAGAAGAAGGCGTACCGCACGCCGCCGCAGATCAACCGCGGCTACAGCCCGCCCAAGTCCGAGTCGCTGAGCCTCTCACTCGGGGTCGAGCAGGCGAGCCGCATGAACGACTTCTTCGAGGCGTTCAACGTCGGTGCCGGCCAGGCGGACTACCCCGACGCGCCGGAGCTCCCCCAGCCCGACTACGCGGACAACGTCTGGCCGGATGTCGCGGGCTTCGAGGCGCAGGTGCAGACCTACTTCGCCGAGGCCTCCCGCGTCGCCCGCACCATGACGCGCATCTTCGCCGATGCGCTCGGTCTCCCCGCCGACTTCTTCGCCGAGCGCACGGGGCACTCGCTCGACGTGCTGCGCATGAACAACTACGCGCTCCCGCCCGGGACCGACGTCCGGCTGGACGGCGACCTGATCGGCATGGGCGAGCACACCGACTACGGCATCGTCACGATCCTGTGGGCGGACCAGGTGCGCGGGCTCCAGGTGCTCGGCTCGGACGGCTCGTGGAACGACGTGCAGCCCGCCGACGGCGCCCTTCTCATCAACCTCGGCGACGCCACCGGCCGGCTCACCAACGACCGCTGGATGTCGACGCTGCACCGGGTCAAGCCCCCGGTCATCGACGGCACGATCGAGCGCCGACGGTCGGCGGCGTTCTTCCACGACGGTGACGTCGACGCCGTCATCGCGACGCTCCCGCAGTGCATCGACGACGAGCATCCCGCCCTCTACGAGCCGATCACGGTCGGCGAGCACATCGCCGCGAAGCTCGCGGGGTCCCGCGCGGGTCGCCGCAACGAGAAGGCCGAGCGCGAGAGCGCCCGGGTTCTCGCCAGCCAGCGCTACTGA